A stretch of the Arthrobacter stackebrandtii genome encodes the following:
- a CDS encoding SRPBCC family protein gives MSKFTDAATTSHTLSVVAMEEASRFGQRSTDIDHMLLALVVSEQVAGQVLRSEGITLEAARGAVAEQHSVQLASLGISSGLPPQGRIVFHETGGYEWSERAMAVIKRASGGEKRGDAAAVLRELVTEPSGMIDQVLQRLGSASDLVIARLDEVQGYPALTPKHAIQPGRRSGACEAFVPAPVGQVWELLSSQKRMPEWEPVIGDVELEEPQTEPQVGDRWTTHARTQRSDGKAIRIKPEFQAQDVELVSCTEEALIEWRFTYPDSARASVKRIRIGLEPAAGGTQLRISLWWERNSDSPARPIRGLLTRPLVRFGIWMQLSQLSGGISRAFR, from the coding sequence TTGAGTAAGTTCACCGACGCGGCAACAACATCGCACACGCTCTCGGTTGTCGCCATGGAGGAAGCCTCCCGCTTCGGCCAGCGCAGCACGGACATTGACCACATGCTTCTTGCCCTGGTGGTCAGTGAGCAGGTCGCCGGACAGGTATTGCGCAGTGAGGGGATCACGCTTGAAGCGGCGCGGGGCGCGGTTGCAGAGCAGCATTCAGTTCAACTCGCCTCACTCGGCATTAGCTCCGGACTCCCGCCGCAAGGTCGGATCGTCTTCCATGAAACTGGAGGCTACGAGTGGAGCGAGCGCGCCATGGCGGTCATCAAGCGTGCCAGCGGCGGCGAGAAGCGAGGCGACGCTGCCGCCGTGCTGCGCGAACTCGTCACGGAACCCAGCGGCATGATCGACCAAGTACTACAGCGTCTCGGCTCCGCGTCCGATCTGGTGATCGCACGACTCGATGAAGTTCAGGGCTACCCGGCGCTCACACCAAAACACGCCATCCAACCGGGCCGGCGCTCGGGAGCCTGCGAGGCATTCGTCCCGGCTCCGGTCGGGCAGGTCTGGGAACTGCTCAGCAGTCAAAAACGGATGCCTGAATGGGAACCGGTGATTGGTGATGTCGAGCTCGAAGAACCGCAGACAGAACCGCAGGTGGGCGATCGCTGGACAACGCATGCCCGCACGCAGCGGTCTGATGGAAAAGCGATTCGGATCAAGCCTGAATTCCAGGCTCAGGATGTTGAGCTTGTCTCATGCACAGAAGAGGCACTGATCGAGTGGCGGTTCACTTATCCCGATTCAGCACGGGCCAGCGTGAAACGAATTCGGATCGGATTGGAGCCCGCAGCTGGCGGTACCCAGCTGCGCATCTCGTTATGGTGGGAACGCAACTCCGATAGCCCTGCTCGCCCGATCCGGGGACTGCTGACCCGCCCGCTCGTGCGCTTCGGGATCTGGATGCAGCTGTCGCAACTGAGCGGTGGCATCAGCCGAGCATTTCGCTAA
- a CDS encoding uridine kinase, with the protein MKKFMGLLANDILGAIGPGRRLVAVDGVDGSGKTSFATNLVNEIQDRPVIVIHVDGFLNPSPVRHAKGRTSPDGFWEDTYNYPALNDWLLAPLGPHGDGWYSPASYNADTDRVAQAEGLRAPPDALVVVEGMFLHRDELASHWDASVFLDVPFTETAARMAIRNGSNPDPQHPTMRRYVEGQRLYFEAARPWERATYVVDNSDFTSPKIIRPGMVSAIR; encoded by the coding sequence ATGAAAAAGTTCATGGGGCTACTGGCAAACGACATTCTCGGTGCCATCGGGCCCGGGCGCCGGTTGGTGGCCGTTGATGGAGTCGACGGCAGCGGCAAGACATCCTTCGCCACCAACCTGGTGAACGAGATCCAAGATCGGCCCGTGATCGTGATCCACGTCGACGGCTTCCTGAACCCCTCACCCGTCAGGCATGCCAAAGGACGTACCTCGCCGGACGGCTTCTGGGAAGACACCTACAACTACCCAGCCCTGAATGACTGGTTGCTCGCCCCCCTCGGTCCGCACGGAGACGGCTGGTACTCGCCGGCTTCCTACAACGCGGATACCGACCGCGTTGCACAGGCGGAGGGCCTCCGCGCTCCGCCGGATGCACTGGTCGTGGTGGAAGGCATGTTCCTGCACCGCGACGAACTCGCCTCCCATTGGGATGCATCGGTGTTCCTGGACGTGCCTTTCACCGAAACCGCGGCCCGAATGGCGATCCGGAACGGCAGCAATCCCGACCCGCAGCACCCCACGATGCGCCGATACGTCGAAGGACAGCGTCTCTACTTCGAAGCCGCACGGCCCTGGGAACGCGCCACGTACGTCGTGGACAACTCCGACTTCACTTCGCCAAAGATCATCCGCCCTGGCATGGTTTCAGCTATCCGGTAA
- a CDS encoding class I SAM-dependent DNA methyltransferase has protein sequence MPAELPRTVKVLHQVWVVAGQPCGKYLAAVMGTTLANMEAHIGSEAFGRARSRYSPLVHQQLLAMSAATIDRLLAPFKLSMYPDGKSTTRARRNQYTEALPIMFRIPDIDWQPGLVAIDTVAHCGNSAKGQYAVTPFSGASEAARMPAPVRSQGKQVTCDFLWRFLMEMGVGWKNETMSAGRDYESYAAKMRQHVRAGTDMEVDVRFVDMMTKRRSRVLDIGCGIGNAVNGLRARGHEAYGIDPTPQVLEVAGEFYDPSWFRRMTAGDIVPGTLALNGLPQAYDAVLMSGNVPAFLSANELRKIFGQVAGLLDDGGVFVVGTTTAIQGGPVDLDNAAARSSLTLAHRFSDWHLSPFYTESPWSVSVFSATGSREFAEVPGGMFALRG, from the coding sequence ATGCCTGCAGAATTGCCACGCACGGTGAAGGTACTCCATCAGGTCTGGGTCGTGGCGGGGCAGCCCTGTGGGAAGTACCTGGCCGCTGTCATGGGCACCACCCTGGCCAATATGGAAGCCCACATCGGTTCCGAGGCCTTCGGCCGGGCCCGCTCCCGGTATAGCCCACTAGTGCATCAACAGTTGCTGGCGATGAGTGCGGCAACGATCGACCGGCTGTTGGCACCGTTCAAACTGTCGATGTATCCGGACGGGAAATCAACGACCCGGGCGCGGCGAAATCAGTACACCGAGGCGCTCCCGATCATGTTCCGCATCCCAGACATTGACTGGCAGCCAGGCCTGGTCGCGATTGATACGGTGGCGCATTGCGGCAACAGTGCCAAGGGCCAGTATGCGGTCACGCCCTTCTCGGGAGCCTCAGAAGCTGCCCGCATGCCGGCCCCTGTGCGGAGTCAGGGCAAGCAAGTAACTTGCGACTTCCTGTGGCGGTTCCTCATGGAAATGGGTGTTGGGTGGAAAAATGAGACCATGAGCGCGGGTCGGGACTATGAGAGTTATGCAGCCAAAATGCGGCAGCATGTACGTGCCGGAACAGACATGGAAGTGGATGTACGCTTCGTTGACATGATGACCAAACGGCGTTCCCGTGTCCTCGATATTGGCTGCGGAATTGGCAATGCCGTCAACGGATTGCGAGCCCGAGGCCACGAGGCCTACGGAATTGATCCCACACCTCAAGTCCTCGAAGTTGCCGGAGAGTTCTATGACCCGTCGTGGTTTCGCCGCATGACTGCTGGCGACATCGTGCCGGGAACCCTGGCTCTAAATGGCCTTCCCCAGGCTTACGACGCCGTACTCATGTCAGGGAACGTTCCGGCTTTTCTTTCAGCGAATGAACTGCGTAAAATCTTTGGCCAGGTTGCAGGACTGCTGGACGACGGAGGGGTCTTCGTCGTCGGCACCACCACGGCCATTCAGGGTGGCCCCGTGGATCTGGACAACGCAGCGGCAAGGTCGAGCTTGACCCTGGCCCATCGATTCTCGGATTGGCACCTCAGCCCTTTTTACACTGAGTCGCCGTGGTCAGTGAGTGTATTCTCTGCGACCGGATCCAGGGAATTCGCCGAGGTTCCGGGCGGGATGTTTGCTCTGCGTGGTTGA